One Clostridium sp. CM027 genomic window carries:
- a CDS encoding sodium:alanine symporter family protein: MNFLQAIIGKTNDILWSYILIALLIFMGLYFSFKTKFVQFRYLKEMISLLTEGVGKSISKSDKKKGTSSFQAFCISTASRVGTGNLAGVAIAIALGGPGAIFWMWLIALIGGASSFVESTLAQIYKVKDKHGYRGGPAYYMEKALNKRWMGIVFSILITVCFGLVFNSVQSNTISLAFQEAFGVKTVITGLILSISTAIIIFGGVQRVAKVSEIIVPIMAVAYLLVAIFVILKNISSLPSVISLIFRSAFGFEQALGGGVGAAMMMGIKRGLFSNEAGMGSAPNAAATAEVTHPVKQGLIQTLGVFTDTILICSATAFIILLSGTYTTKGLTGIQLTQNALSSQVGAWGSTFIAVCIFLFAFSSIVGNYYYGETNIEFINSNKIYVLLYRITVVGMVFVGSVVKIQIVWDLADLFMGLMAIINLIAIFQLGKIAFAALKDYTFQKKQGKNPVFTKNSIEGLKNVECWDEE, translated from the coding sequence ATGAACTTTTTACAAGCAATTATCGGAAAGACAAATGATATTCTATGGTCCTATATACTTATTGCACTACTTATTTTTATGGGGCTATATTTTTCTTTTAAAACAAAATTTGTTCAATTTAGATATTTAAAAGAAATGATTTCTCTTTTAACTGAAGGTGTGGGGAAATCTATTTCTAAATCTGATAAAAAGAAAGGTACATCTTCATTTCAAGCATTTTGCATAAGTACTGCTTCTAGAGTTGGAACTGGAAATCTTGCTGGAGTTGCTATTGCTATAGCGCTTGGTGGTCCTGGTGCAATATTTTGGATGTGGCTAATTGCTTTAATAGGCGGTGCTTCTAGCTTTGTTGAAAGCACTCTAGCTCAAATTTATAAAGTTAAAGATAAGCATGGCTATAGGGGCGGGCCTGCATACTATATGGAAAAAGCACTTAATAAAAGATGGATGGGAATTGTTTTTTCTATATTAATTACAGTATGTTTTGGTCTTGTATTTAACTCTGTTCAATCAAACACTATATCACTTGCTTTTCAAGAAGCTTTTGGTGTTAAAACTGTAATTACTGGTTTAATTTTATCAATATCTACAGCAATTATAATTTTTGGTGGAGTTCAAAGAGTGGCTAAGGTTTCAGAGATTATTGTTCCTATAATGGCTGTTGCATACTTGTTAGTAGCTATATTTGTTATTCTTAAAAACATTTCTTCGCTACCATCAGTAATTTCACTTATATTTAGAAGTGCGTTTGGTTTTGAACAAGCTTTAGGCGGTGGTGTAGGTGCGGCAATGATGATGGGAATTAAACGAGGACTTTTCTCAAACGAAGCTGGAATGGGAAGTGCTCCTAATGCGGCAGCAACAGCAGAAGTAACTCACCCTGTAAAACAAGGACTGATTCAAACTTTAGGAGTATTTACAGACACAATTTTAATATGTAGTGCAACAGCATTTATAATATTATTATCTGGAACTTATACAACTAAAGGATTAACTGGAATACAGCTTACGCAAAATGCTTTAAGCTCACAAGTTGGGGCTTGGGGAAGTACCTTTATTGCTGTATGTATATTCTTATTTGCATTTAGCTCAATTGTAGGAAATTACTATTATGGCGAAACAAATATAGAATTTATTAACTCAAATAAAATATATGTTTTATTATATAGAATTACTGTTGTAGGTATGGTTTTTGTTGGCTCTGTAGTAAAGATTCAAATAGTTTGGGATTTAGCGGATTTATTTATGGGCTTAATGGCAATAATTAATTTAATCGCTATATTCCAACTTGGTAAAATTGCTTTTGCAGCATTAAAAGACTACACCTTCCAGAAAAAGCAGGGTAAGAATCCTGTATTCACAAAGAACTCTATTGAAGGATTAAAAAATGTGGAATGTTGGGATGAAGAATAA
- the dltD gene encoding D-alanyl-lipoteichoic acid biosynthesis protein DltD has product MKKVIAFACSIIISIGFLFCYQSYYKGLISKKYYDKFGENLSAYKFKSVALQSMGARQGDNLFMFGSSEVVKTTAYSTHPIKVFNDKKNGFQINLIGQGGYKSLVHTANFGAIGKELKGEKVVFVLSPQWFLKNGINENEFEANSSEAQVYGFLFNKDISLTTKQEFSKRIISITDKKANKHFDIMRDYCSLYSNNDLLSTSKRYLMTPYYRIRYEQLMLKDNINSIKYLKPKLAKYNATQHTNINWNAELKKATEIAESKSNNNKFGMDNNAYKHAIRGNLHEIKGSMKKDSYKVSPEYEDFKLLLDVCKEQGIKPLFLNIPVNGEWYDYAGFNKNDRLAYYKKINTMVNSYGFEVADFSKYENEKYFLMDSSHLGWKGWVYVNEAIDKFYNKNEN; this is encoded by the coding sequence ATGAAAAAGGTCATAGCTTTCGCTTGTTCTATTATTATTAGTATTGGTTTTTTATTTTGTTATCAAAGCTATTATAAAGGTCTTATTTCAAAAAAATATTATGATAAATTCGGAGAAAATTTATCTGCATATAAATTTAAAAGCGTAGCACTTCAAAGCATGGGAGCAAGACAAGGTGATAATCTTTTTATGTTTGGTTCCTCTGAAGTTGTAAAGACTACTGCATATTCTACTCATCCAATTAAAGTTTTTAATGATAAAAAAAATGGTTTCCAAATCAATCTTATAGGACAAGGAGGTTATAAATCCTTAGTACATACTGCTAATTTTGGAGCAATTGGTAAGGAACTTAAGGGGGAAAAAGTGGTTTTCGTACTTTCTCCACAATGGTTTTTAAAGAACGGCATTAATGAAAATGAGTTCGAAGCCAATTCTTCTGAAGCACAGGTATATGGATTTTTGTTTAATAAGGATATTAGTTTAACTACAAAGCAAGAGTTTTCTAAAAGAATAATATCAATTACTGACAAAAAGGCCAATAAACACTTTGATATTATGAGAGACTACTGCTCTCTTTATAGTAATAATGACTTATTAAGTACATCTAAGAGATATTTGATGACTCCTTATTACAGGATAAGATACGAGCAATTAATGTTAAAGGACAATATAAATAGCATTAAATATCTTAAGCCTAAACTTGCAAAATATAATGCGACGCAGCATACAAATATTAACTGGAATGCGGAATTAAAAAAAGCTACGGAGATTGCCGAATCAAAGTCTAATAATAATAAATTTGGTATGGACAATAATGCGTATAAACACGCGATTAGAGGAAATCTTCATGAAATAAAGGGGTCTATGAAGAAGGACTCTTATAAAGTATCTCCAGAATATGAGGATTTTAAATTGTTGCTAGATGTTTGTAAAGAACAAGGAATTAAACCACTATTTCTAAATATTCCTGTAAACGGCGAGTGGTATGACTATGCTGGATTTAATAAAAATGATAGGCTAGCTTATTATAAAAAAATAAACACTATGGTTAATTCCTATGGATTTGAGGTTGCTGATTTTTCAAAATATGAAAATGAAAAGTACTTTCTAATGGATAGTTCCCACTTAGGCTGGAAAGGTTGGGTATATGTTAATGAAGCTATTGATAAATTTTATAACAAAAATGAAAACTAA
- a CDS encoding phosphopantetheine-binding protein, with amino-acid sequence MQELIYSILEEITGEDLHNESDVNLFDSGRLDSLGIIELIVELEDKAKIKLDPAIVERGDIETPNKIIEYIQTLSECRM; translated from the coding sequence ATGCAAGAATTAATTTATAGTATATTAGAAGAAATTACTGGTGAGGATTTACATAACGAAAGTGATGTGAATTTATTTGATAGCGGAAGATTGGATTCATTAGGAATTATTGAACTGATTGTAGAATTAGAGGATAAAGCTAAAATCAAACTTGATCCTGCAATTGTTGAAAGAGGAGATATAGAAACACCAAACAAAATTATTGAATACATTCAAACTCTCTCTGAATGTAGAATGTAA
- the dltB gene encoding D-alanyl-lipoteichoic acid biosynthesis protein DltB, producing MLPYGDFLYFYIMILVLIPAIVVGLLGKRIKWYGLPASLFMMYLIFGKSKQQIKYLIIFFIMEFLLIIIYSFIVKKFKQRWLLWIMIFIGLSPLIYSKFSNILIHRELGFLGISYLTFKVIQMLIQIFDGYITKINIFDLAYFMLFFPTLSSGPIDRSLRFTEESNKVIKPRQYVEYLGDGLFKILQGIGYKFLIGYYIQQHFINVISLRPHTLINATKYMYSYSFYLFFDFAGYSLIAIGVSYIMGIKTPENFNLPFISKDIKDFWNRWHMSLSFWFRDFIYNRFVMTAIKKKWFKSRYTASYIGFMINMITMGLWHGIQLNYVVYGAFHGILIIVTDYFQRKVLYKKIKGKGYFKIASTFVTFNLICFSFLIFSGYLFK from the coding sequence ATGCTTCCTTATGGAGATTTTTTGTATTTCTATATAATGATTTTAGTGCTAATTCCAGCAATTGTTGTTGGTTTGCTTGGCAAAAGGATAAAATGGTATGGACTACCGGCTAGCTTATTTATGATGTATTTAATTTTTGGTAAATCAAAACAGCAAATTAAATATTTAATTATATTTTTTATAATGGAATTTTTGTTAATTATTATTTACAGCTTTATAGTGAAAAAGTTTAAACAAAGATGGTTACTTTGGATAATGATATTTATAGGCCTGTCACCTTTAATCTACTCAAAGTTTAGCAATATACTTATACACAGAGAGCTTGGATTTCTAGGGATTTCTTATTTAACTTTCAAAGTTATTCAGATGTTAATACAAATTTTTGATGGGTATATTACCAAAATAAATATTTTTGATCTTGCTTATTTTATGTTATTTTTTCCAACATTAAGTTCTGGACCCATTGACCGCTCACTTAGATTTACTGAGGAAAGCAATAAGGTTATAAAGCCCAGACAATATGTTGAATATTTAGGTGATGGACTATTTAAGATTCTACAGGGAATAGGTTACAAATTCTTAATAGGATATTATATACAACAACATTTTATTAATGTAATATCATTAAGACCACACACTTTAATAAATGCAACTAAATATATGTATTCTTATAGCTTTTATTTGTTTTTCGATTTTGCCGGTTACAGTTTAATTGCAATAGGCGTAAGCTACATAATGGGAATAAAAACGCCTGAAAACTTTAATCTTCCATTTATAAGTAAAGATATAAAAGATTTTTGGAACAGATGGCACATGAGCTTATCTTTTTGGTTTAGAGATTTTATTTATAATAGATTCGTAATGACTGCCATTAAGAAAAAGTGGTTCAAGAGTAGATATACAGCTTCCTACATTGGTTTCATGATAAACATGATAACCATGGGGCTATGGCATGGGATTCAGTTGAATTATGTTGTTTACGGTGCCTTCCATGGGATTTTAATCATAGTTACAGATTATTTTCAGAGAAAAGTACTCTACAAAAAAATCAAAGGAAAGGGTTATTTTAAAATTGCTTCGACTTTTGTAACTTTTAATTTGATATGTTTTAGTTTTTTAATATTTTCAGGATATTTATTTAAATAG
- the dltA gene encoding D-alanine--poly(phosphoribitol) ligase subunit DltA, whose amino-acid sequence MDFIDKIESYSTGDKVAHMYRNSNLTYRELKTKSDSLAVNIIDLFGKDKTPIIVFGHKDHLMLICFLACVKSGHAYIPVDSSTPTTRLKDIVFISGAKLIINTSDDLIDIPAETILNKSEIEEHLLQHGNKIPNIGYRIKDEEVYYIIYTSGSTGNPKGVQITKNCIQSFIDWSMDLTDKKDKIFMNQAPFSFDLSVMDTYLSLVSGSILYSIDKEMIANLPELFIDFKSSGITTWVSTPSFAEMCLQSEQFNEKLLPKLRQLLFCGETLSKECVRKLFERFPKIKIINFYGPTEATVAVTAIEIKKEMLLSKEKLPVGYVKKDCEIIIEENTNEILIVGDSVSIGYFAEPILTEKNFFEKEILDVKKRGYRTGDTGYIVNGLLYYEGRIDNQIKLHGYRVEIEDIENNIRILPFIKNAVVVPIKERGKIKYLATAVVLNDKYEGNIIILVKNSLKDLLPSYMIPRKVKVVEVLPINGNGKIDRKKIMEEF is encoded by the coding sequence TGTATAGGAATAGTAACTTAACCTATAGGGAATTAAAAACAAAATCTGATTCACTTGCTGTAAATATTATAGATTTATTTGGAAAAGATAAAACTCCAATAATAGTTTTTGGACATAAAGATCATTTAATGCTTATCTGTTTTTTAGCTTGTGTAAAAAGTGGACATGCATATATTCCAGTGGATAGCTCAACACCAACTACAAGGCTTAAAGATATTGTATTTATTTCTGGTGCTAAACTAATTATAAACACATCAGATGATTTAATTGATATTCCAGCAGAAACAATATTGAATAAGAGTGAAATAGAAGAACATTTATTACAACATGGGAATAAAATACCAAATATAGGTTATAGAATTAAGGATGAAGAAGTTTATTATATTATATATACTTCAGGAAGTACTGGTAATCCAAAGGGAGTTCAGATAACTAAAAATTGTATTCAAAGCTTCATTGATTGGAGTATGGATTTAACTGATAAAAAAGATAAAATATTTATGAATCAAGCACCTTTTTCTTTTGATTTATCTGTTATGGATACTTATTTATCATTGGTTTCTGGTTCAATACTATATAGTATTGATAAAGAGATGATAGCTAATTTACCTGAGCTTTTTATTGATTTTAAGTCTTCGGGAATTACAACTTGGGTTTCCACTCCGTCCTTCGCAGAAATGTGTTTACAAAGTGAGCAATTTAATGAAAAGTTATTACCCAAATTGAGGCAGTTGTTATTCTGTGGAGAAACACTTTCTAAGGAATGCGTAAGAAAATTATTCGAAAGATTCCCTAAAATTAAAATAATAAATTTCTATGGGCCAACAGAGGCAACAGTAGCAGTAACTGCAATTGAAATAAAGAAAGAAATGCTTTTAAGTAAAGAAAAGCTTCCAGTTGGGTACGTAAAAAAAGACTGTGAAATAATCATAGAAGAAAATACAAATGAAATATTAATAGTAGGTGATAGTGTAAGTATAGGGTACTTTGCTGAGCCTATTTTAACAGAAAAAAATTTTTTTGAAAAAGAAATTTTAGATGTTAAAAAGAGGGGATACAGGACCGGAGATACGGGTTATATAGTTAATGGTCTATTATATTATGAGGGACGAATAGATAATCAAATTAAACTTCATGGTTATAGAGTGGAAATTGAAGATATTGAAAACAATATAAGAATACTTCCTTTCATTAAAAATGCAGTTGTAGTACCTATTAAAGAAAGAGGTAAAATTAAATATTTAGCAACAGCTGTAGTGCTAAATGATAAATATGAAGGAAACATAATTATCTTAGTTAAAAATTCCTTGAAGGATTTACTGCCTTCATATATGATACCTCGCAAAGTAAAGGTAGTAGAAGTTCTACCGATAAATGGAAATGGAAAAATCGACAGAAAAAAGATAATGGAGGAATTTTAA